In a genomic window of Paracoccaceae bacterium:
- a CDS encoding ATP-binding cassette domain-containing protein, with amino-acid sequence MSDPIIQMVNIEKHFGRVIALAGVSVDVFAGECHCLLGDNGAGKSTFIKTMSGVHKPTSGDIIFEGKPLDFADPRDAISAGIATVHQHLAMIPLMSVSRNFFMGNEPVKKIGPIDFFDHTYANRVTMEEMRKMGINLRGPDQAVGTLSGGERQTVAIARAVHFGAKVLILDEPTSALGVRQTANVLATIDKVRKQGIAVVFITHNVRHAMAVGDRFTVLNRGQTLGTAERGKITPEELQDLMAGGQDMVALEGSLGGTV; translated from the coding sequence ATGTCTGATCCAATCATCCAGATGGTGAACATTGAAAAACACTTCGGGCGGGTGATCGCCCTGGCCGGGGTTTCTGTCGACGTTTTCGCCGGGGAATGCCACTGTCTGCTGGGTGATAACGGCGCGGGCAAGTCGACTTTTATCAAAACCATGTCGGGCGTGCACAAACCCACATCCGGTGACATCATCTTTGAAGGCAAACCGCTTGATTTCGCCGACCCAAGGGATGCGATATCAGCTGGTATCGCGACGGTTCATCAGCACTTGGCAATGATTCCACTGATGTCCGTCAGCCGCAATTTTTTCATGGGCAACGAGCCGGTCAAGAAAATCGGGCCAATTGATTTCTTCGATCACACCTATGCCAATCGGGTCACGATGGAAGAAATGCGCAAAATGGGTATCAATCTGCGCGGGCCTGATCAGGCCGTGGGCACATTGTCGGGCGGTGAGCGTCAAACCGTCGCGATTGCGCGCGCTGTGCATTTTGGAGCAAAGGTCCTGATCCTCGATGAACCGACCAGCGCCTTGGGCGTACGGCAAACGGCCAATGTGCTGGCAACCATCGACAAGGTACGCAAGCAAGGGATTGCGGTGGTATTCATTACCCACAACGTCCGGCACGCGATGGCGGTTGGGGACAGGTTCACGGTCTTGAATCGCGGTCAGACGCTCGGCACAGCAGAGCGTGGCAAGATCACACCTGAAGAGCTACAGGACCTGATGGCCGGGGGACAGGATATGGTTGCATTGGAAGGAAGCCTGGGCGGCACAGTTTGA